The genomic window TACAACCGCTGGAAAACCAACCAAACCACCATGGGCTATTGGAATTCGGGTTAATACTGTCATTTGGTTCAATGAACAAATCAAGTTTCGAACTGCCGCTTTCGAATAGAAACGATATAATTTCATTTTTCGTTTTCTACTAAATTTTATTCTTTCAAAAAAAGTTTCTTTCATAACGACGCTATGAAGTGAAGGACAAAACAAGCCATAAGTCAGCCAGGCAAGACTTCCTTTCCTGGGAACGCTAACGATGAGGATCCCACCTGGGACAATAATACGTTCAAGTTCTCTCAAAACTTTAATTGGTTCAGGCAGATGTTCCAAAACACCGTAAAGATTAATAAGCTGAAACGAATCATTGGCGAATGGTAAATTTTCAAGTTTCCCATTTATAGGAAAAAAGCGAATTCGATTTATGTCGGCGCGGTGGCAAGCTTCCAAAAGCATTTGAATGCCAAAATCTATACCGTAAATAACCTTTGCTCCTATTGATGTATACAGATGAAATAACTGGCCATTACCGCAGCCTGCATCCAACATAGAAAATGATTTCCAAGGTAAATAATGATTTACGATATGTGAAATCGGCTGTTCAACGTTTCGAGTGTAGTTCCAGTGAGACAGGTTATTCTTTGCTATTTGACCGTGTATATCCAAATCTCCATAACTTGAAGACACTGCCTTATGAGTATCATGGATGATTTTGCTATATTCATGTTTGTTCATAAATTCTCCAGATGAAGAACGGCTCCACATAGTCGCTTAGTAAAAAGTATCCATTTTTATCTGACCACCATGCTCTTTCCAAATCATAATCTCCGATTCCGACAAATCATGACAAGAATAATGCCAGCCGGTAAATTGCTTCCGGAAATCATTAAAACAGATCACAGTCTCCCATAGTGTAAAAAAAATGCTCCCGGGCCCAATCCCAGCTCAGGTTTTTATGGAAACTTCTTCCTGTCGGAATCGCCCTGATCTTATCTTCAACAGGCTTGAGATGCGAAAACAGGGGGAAATAGCGTTTCTGCAACCAAAGGGTAACCGGAGCATCACCGGTTTCCGCAATGAATTGGCCGATAAGCCGGTTAATATGAGCATAACCGAAAAAATCCAGGAGACGATAACCACCCTCGTACTGCTGTAAAAAGGCCAAGGCCAGCAATTTTCCGAAAGGGCTGGTTAAAGCGATTATGGTATAGGATCTCGGAGCATCACCGTATCGCCACTGCAGATATTTTGCTTCTTTGAAGAGACAGAGTTGGTGGGCCGCCAGATCGGATTGGTGAAGCTCGGTGATGGCGGACGCCTGCTTAATGAGGCTTTCAGGGGTAAACCTGATC from Pseudomonadota bacterium includes these protein-coding regions:
- a CDS encoding class I SAM-dependent methyltransferase, with the protein product MNKHEYSKIIHDTHKAVSSSYGDLDIHGQIAKNNLSHWNYTRNVEQPISHIVNHYLPWKSFSMLDAGCGNGQLFHLYTSIGAKVIYGIDFGIQMLLEACHRADINRIRFFPINGKLENLPFANDSFQLINLYGVLEHLPEPIKVLRELERIIVPGGILIVSVPRKGSLAWLTYGLFCPSLHSVVMKETFFERIKFSRKRKMKLYRFYSKAAVRNLICSLNQMTVLTRIPIAHGGLVGFPAVVLKYLSCQGKYDYIDNWNRFACHIKLIPAGEYIVFKKITNKL